The DNA sequence GAGAAGTTATCCTGTTTTCCAGTAGAACATGAGTTCAGATTTCCCCGTCTTCAATTTGCATTGATTTCTATCATTTTATCCCCAAATTCCGCATCTGCATTTCGGTTCACAGGGAGCCAATTATTTCACTGTATAAGCATTAGCATTTTTTCTAAAAGCTCTAGGCTCTAGGTAGTTGGTCAGGCTCATAGTTCTTAAGGCGGAAAGGCGAGGCATGACAGTGCGCCACCGCCTGGACGCCTAGGCGCCTGCCTTAGACGCCTAGGTGCCCGCCTAGGCGACCATTTTGCAAGGCGCTGGGGAGTCGCCTAGGCGATGCCTTAAGAACACTGGTCAGGCTCCACTAGGCAGTTATGCAAGATTAATGTCATGTATCAAGCGTTCATGAATTCCGTGACCATAGTTTATCTTCTATCTACAATTACTCAAACTTTCATACACAGGTGAAGTCCTAAATTGCTTTAGAAGAAAAATGCCTAGGTACTAGCACCTAGGCGCTACCTTCTGAAACAGAGGCCACTGTTGATTTGTGTGAGATGATAATTGCTTGGTGTAGTACACTAGTACTTTGGCACTTGCCTCTTGATGAGTGCTTGGCCTGTTGGCCATGCTGTATCCTATGTGAAACTGTGCTGCTCCTATGTGAATCTGTGCAAGAATAAGCGGAGGCTGATATCATATTCTTCTTTCTTTACATCTAGCACTGCCAATGTTTTACTATGGAAGGATTAATTGAAACCATCTTTGAACAAATTGTAAGTATTGCCTTTCATGAAAGGTGTCTTTTCACAGTATATACAGTTTTTAAAAAATCTGATTGCTCTAACCAAAGTAAATTATAAAAAAGTGCTATAAAAACATAACTTTTTTGTGAAAAGGCTGAATGGGTGCCTTTTTAAGTTTTCATAACAGGATGTGCTATTTAAAAACTTCCACTATCTTAACCCAGAGGTGTATACCTTACAAGCCTGTTATTTCAATCAGATCTGATggttaatattttttttgggtTGATCAGATGGTTATAGGTTTAGAGGTGACATGGCTTAATGTTGATTTTGTACTGGAGGTGAATTTGAATGTAGAGAAAGATGTGTCGTTGACCTTTTCAGCTTTAGCAAGATGAATGTTACACTTACACAAGAGATTTTCTTTTTCAGCTCCTTGACCCTTGAAGGCGTTAGGAGAGCACTGGAAAAAGACCTGGGTTTGGATATTTATTCACTTGATGCACATAAAAAGTTCATAAAGCAATGTGTAGACAAGGTACGTTCACTGGTTTACGGAACTATCATTAAAGTGCTGTGATGGTTCTTCTACACATACAACTTTTCATACTCTTTAGTTGGGGTTCCTCTTATTTGGAAAGGGGGAGAAACTAGAATTGTGCAGAGTGCATACTGGTTAGCTGTACAGATTTATCAAATTCTGTTGCTAACAGGATGAAAATGTTCATTCTTTTGGAAAAAATAACAAAGATGAAACTATGCTGACAAAATTTGATGGGGCTTGTACACAAATATTCAATATATtcagtttttagtttttagttTCTAGTATAGCTTCTGCATGGATCCAGATGAATTTAGAGTTAGATAATATAGTTTACTACCCCGTGTTATTGACAATGTTTGTCCTAAGTCCTAACTAATCATGAGCATGTACGAAGTGTTTTGGTTATTTATCCTACTGCAGTACTGCTaacaaaaaaaatgcaaaatatattaaacccttatattttccttttaataAATATGCAACAGACCATTACATACGAATAAGCATAGGATGTTGCTCAGTGCTCACTGCTCAGACATTATGTTCTGCAGAAGTGCAGAGTAAATTCAAAAGTAAGGGGAAGGTGATGGATAGTGGTTATATTTATTAAACATCTAATGCTATTTTATTATCTTAAATATCAGATTCTTGTTCTACATTTAAAATCAGTACTCAGGAGCTTTAAAAAATCATGATGTTGTTTTATCTAAACTAGGACTAAGGTTCTCTTGATATATCTATATGTGAAACAGTGGCAGTTTTGCTTGTATAGATAATTTGTTCCCTTGGTTTCTAATCTGGAAATTCATTACATCTGAATATCTGATAGTATGTGCAACTTCTATTCCCAGCTGGAACATATTACCTTGTGTTTTGGTAGATCCAGTCAATCTTTTTTCTTCCTTTTTCAGAATTGCTTTCTGTGTTAGCTAACTTCTGCTCattctttctttcttggccAAGTATTATACCAGATTTTTGCTGAATCTGATGATGAAAATGCAAATGATAATGCATCAGACGATCCTGAAGCTAAAAATGATCATTTATCCAAAGAAGGGACAGATATTGCTAAACCAATGCCTGTTTCAAACAAAACATCCTCCAATGCTGATGTTGTAACATCCAGCAAGACAGGAAAGGATCTTGAAGGAGAAAAGGATCAAACTTCTAGCGGTGATATTAGTGaagacatgataaaagaagCCATTGAAAAAAGGGCATCTTATTTTAGAAAGAACTCTGAGTATGTGTCCTCAACTTCTCGTTTATGTATAATTATTGCAAGTTCATGCTTACATCAATGGTTGCCATGTGTTGGTTTATTGAACTTCTCAACCTTTGCacattaatatatatataacatgggGACAAGGAAATGACATTAACAGATACACCATCGAAAGTACTTCCATTATGCTATATTTCCTCTAGTACTGTGGAGAAATTAATGATCAATTTTGCATGTTGGAGGTGATGAGAAGTAGAGAACTGCCAATATTTAGTATTCAGAGTATTTTCAAGTTGCATATCCTGCTTAATATAGGGTATTATTATGATAGATCTTGGGTTTATCTTGTTTTGTTCTAGGAATATTGTTTCCCTAGAACATATTTACTTGTTTTGTGTTATGTTTTACTCATTTTGGTTTGGATACTGCATTCTGGACTACAAAAATACTGCTGTTGAAACTGACTAGAGCATATTGAGATGTTTTTGGGCATATCCATTGTCCCTTTTTGATACTCAATGTCCTTTTTACCTGCCTTTTGTGCATTTCGATATTCAGCGTGTATtcacaaaatgaaataaatgcaGTACTCTTACTTTACAAGGAGTTCGACGTACTTTGGAAGAAGATCTCAAGCTTCAGAAGAAAGCTTTGGATGCCTATAAGAACTTCATTACTACAGAATTAGACAGGGTCAGTTTACTAATGCATGAGTAACATGTACTATATCTTTAAATGTATATGCTTTAACCTCTTTTTTGCATGATTAATTTGTTAATGGGTTCTGTTGCTTTTCTTTATCACGGTAGCAGATTTTGCAAGAACCTGCAAATGGGACAAAGAAAAAAAGTAAAAAGGGATCTTCCAAGGATACTGACCAAACAAGTAAAGGCTCTAAAAGAGTCCGTGAAGAAACAGATAGATCTGAATTAAATgatagcaagagtgagatgGAAGACAGTGACGAGGATTcaaggccaagaaagaaaagggcAGAAAAGGCTAAAGTCACAAAAAAGCAGAAAATagttacaaaggagaagaaattCTCAACCCCAAAGGCTAAAAAGGTTGCAAAACAAGATTCGGATAGACGTACTGAAGAAAAGGGTGGCAACTCAGCAGAAGAGGATAATTCCCATTCATCCGCTGAGGAAGATAACAAGGTTTTCAGATTGAACTCTCGGAACACTTAATTCCTTGTATGCCTTACTCATATATCCTGATGTTTTGGTGTGCAGAGAAAACGGCAACAGACTCCAGCTTATGGGAAACAAGTAGAGCATCTGAAATCGATAATCAAGTCCTGTGGAATGACGTACTACCTCAACTTTCATTTACCATATGCAATTATGAATTTGtagaatgataacttgactaatATATGTTTCCTTTAATTCAGAATTCCACCTAATGTGTATCGGAGAGTCAAGCAAGCTCCTGAGAACAAACGTGAGGCCTGTTTGATAAAGGAGTTACAGGATATACTTGAAAAGGAAGGATTATCAAAAAATCCTTCTGAAAAAGGTGTGTTTTCTTGTTGACTCTAGGAAATATTATTTTTCGAAGAACCTCTAAAAAGGGCAGGGAGCTCCTTCAATTCACTTAAGAAGAAAGAACTGACCTGGTTTATAAGGTAAACTGGACCCAAAACCCATACAACTGCACGGTTAATTAAGGAGAACCAGCAAAAACCTAAACACATCTGCTCACGTGACTCACCCAAAACAACATGATGGAGCCCACCATTTGTCATCGTTGCAAAGCTCTCCGACTTCACACGGTGGACCTCATCCAAAGCTACCAAGTCACGACCTCCTGCACATGACTAGCACCAACACACCTAGCCACACCAAACAGCATTATCGTTGCGCCCAACAACGAGCAGCTCTGACTTCGCCTCTGCAAGCACAAACTATGAATTTCGGCCACCCGCCAAAAGTATCACCACCTAGGTGCCCAAACCACTCTAGTAAATCGAGggaagcccccccccccccctctcttcTGTTTAAttgagtactccctccatacctaaaAAACCTGACGTTTTAACCTCCTACACTGTTTTTATAAAACCTGACGTTGCGCCACAGCAGGTGAGGTTTTGGACGTGTTTATCCCTCTctctctatgctatgctcgCGACTGTCCAGTTGCTTCGGTGCCTCGATACTTTGTCCGCATTAACTGCAAACTGCACGCGCTCACGCAGGCTCGCGACCCAACTGCTCTGGCGCCCCGCATTAACTACTGCGAACTGCACGCTCGCACAGGCAACAGAACTGTATAAAAGGCACGCTAGTGCAGGCAAAACTGCACAAAAGGTGAGGTTGCCAGGATTCGAACCTGAGATGTAGCAATGAAGCCTACACCCACTAGCCAGTTGAGGAGGTTAATTTTTTTGTACAGGGTTCAACTGCAATCCTATTTATTAggggtaaaaaaggaaaactaacccctaattaatcactccttgagtccttggttaccacaatcatgtcctaaacgtcaggTTTTTTggttatggagggagtatgattTACTGATAGAAGTAACCTTTATCTTGCTCTCAAACTTTTGATACTACAGTGTAAGGTACTAAAACTAACCGTGTTGGACTAATATATCTCTTTCTCTAACATTCTTTATTAATGTTATGGGCAGAAATTAAATCAGTgaagaagagaaaagaaagagCAAAGGAACTTGAGGGCATAGACATGAGTAATATTATTACTAGTTCTCGTCGGAGAAGTACATCAAGTTTCATACCCCTGCCGCCACCACCTAAAATAGAAgtggatagtgatgatgaagaagaagatgatgatgcagaagatgatgatgaagtAGATGAGGAGAATGTAAAAGGTGGAGATGAAGAcaccgatgaagttgatgaggAGAATGTAAAAGGTGGAGATCAAGACAATGATGAAGTTGATGAGGAGAATGTAAAAGGTGGAGATGAAGACAATAATGACACTGCCGAAGCTGGTGATGGTTCTGCTGATGGTATGTTTCAGCTATCTGTTCCTTGATTTGCTTTCAGCAGCTTATGATTTCTTTAATGTTGATATAAGTGCTGTTTTAAGATATGCTGTAGGTTTTCTTCGAAATTGCTATGATGCTATAGTTCAGTTCAGCCCCAGCTACCATTTGGACTGACCCTGTTGAACACACCAAACTTACCAAAAAGggtattataaaaaaaataatcagGGAGGAAGCATGTCACCCCTGACTTAGCTTTTAGAAGGGAACCTCACCAGCATTGTACAGGGAATTGGGCACACATGCAGCACCAAGGTTTCAGCCCTGGGTGGGTGGCTCCTTTACTGGGTGCTCTGAGCCACACGTTCATCTAAAACAAAACCTATGCTAGCATTTTGACATTTATTTCAACAGTTTTGCAAGATCTTAGGGACCATCTTACTGCTCCAATCCTTTTTATTGTGTGAAAGCACCATTATATCTCTGTACAAGTTTGGATCGTGAATATGGATTGACATAGTAACAAACACAAAGGTCTTTCATCACCAGATGGCCATTTTTTCATTCTTGCCAGTAGACAGATCTTCTGTGCTCCACACCAGCATTTGGCATGGTTTGACATGTAACCCTGATATATTAATATGCGCTGGAGCATGCCTCCGTTGCCTTTCTTCCATAGGGATGAAATGCTTGAAACTGAGCCTTGTAGTATCTGCATACATGGTGGATGTGTGCTCCGATGGCTTCACCTATTTTTGGCTGTGCTGCGGCTTTGGCTGTGCTTTTGGAGGAGTCAAATTTTGGGATGGAGGAATTTGAAATAGCCACATATTAGCTTTTTATCACAAAAATCTAGAACTCTACAGATTCTATGTGAGTTTGATGTATTTGTTAAGGATTTCATATGTATGCTTTTGTAGCTTGTGTACCACAATGCCTCTAAACATGCTGGTTTGCAACTATTTGTTGCATTTTTACATGAAAACTTAACTCAGTACGACTGCAGCAGTTAGCAGTCCAACTGGGTTTGATGCATCTTTTCTAATTAGCGTATGATTTTTTTTCCATATCTATCATCATATGGTTCAGTACTTAATACTCATCGGTTGCATTTCCTGCTGATCACTTTGGTGGGCCAGCCATATATATAGGTTCAGGCCCCAGATATTTCCTGAATGCTAATTAACCCTTCTGTACACTTGCAGCTGCTGAAAAGGAGAGCGACTGATTCTGGCCCCAGATAAGGCAGAATCAGTTCTGACCATATATAGGTTCAGCTTCATGTTGACTTCCTCGTTCGTGGATGGTCTGGATGTAGCCAGTTGCTCCATCTGATGTTTATTCATGTGTGCGTGATGGGAACATTTGTTGGCTTCAGCTTTGGTGAAACATGAGGAACATATTGTTCTTGTAGTTATGTACAATGTCACATTCGTTCTCGTAGCACCTTGTTCGCGATCGTGTAGATTGCAAGAGTTGCAGAACATATAAGTTAGCAGTAATCAAGTACTGATTGGTTTATTAGTTTCTGGTATAATATAGACTTTTGTAGATGAAGGATTGGAATTCCTCTGGGCTCATGTTTTTGCTTTGTTTTTCTTAGGTAGTGTTTAGTTCCGAGGAATCTGGGGCTTTTGATGTTCTGAATTCTGATTGGCATTGTGCCGTTGTGGCGTTCAAAAGTTGTCCTGTAGGCTGTAGCCTCTGTGAAATCCACCATGAAGCTTTGACTTCAAGTTTTGGACGAAGCTCTGTATAACTTAAGCCGGCTTGGCACCTCGTCGGCTGATAATCTTTTcaaaatattataaaaatatgatcatttgtatagaaaataatatcatcacttGTATGtcaaaatatatttattataaaaatatggttCATTATATAATCTATTAATACTCATTACACATTACAAatattaattaatattttttatatatttggttAAAGTTAAGATTGATTGACTCCTTTTTGTGTTGAGAGTTGACAATGACATTCTTTAGTCATGTTTAGATTCCATGGTTTAAAATTTAACCACTAAACTTTTAGACCACTACAGTCTTCTAAGATCTAAATTGGTGATATGTATTATCTAAACTTTTGTGAACATCTGCAAAAGAAAGGATTAGTTGGTTAGACTACACAAGTGTGTCAACTAAACTTTAGCCTATGCAATCTCAACAGGTCTTTGTAGAAGGATACTTTCTTCTAATAAAAGAGAAAGTAAGAGACTCTAAATCCTTTCTAAATGCAAATTCTTCCTAAATGCTAGGGATagagttctttttttttgaaaaaacaacCTTTGAACAGCTTTTTTGAATGGTTATCTTTAATTCCGGATTTCTCGCTAGCTAAAAATAAAAGACGAGAATGACTCTTGAGTGCATATGAGATTTAGAAAGATTGTTGgagaataaaaaatatatagaagCGATTTTTATGCAAGTGACTCTCTAAATGATGATTTAAAGAGTGAGATTTAGAAAGGCTCTTAGAGATGCTCGAGAGGATCAGTATTCTTCATTTCTTTGTTTTTTGGGTAATACTATCTCATGTATATCTCAAGCGAGCAAATTTATCAGACGCTCCTCCCGCAGACCCACCGCATTGCTCGCCCTTTTAGCCGCTCACTCATCCTTATCCCTTTTTGCTCCGTGTCTTCCTCCTCACCTGCTACATGCATCCTCTTCCTCTGTCGTAGACGCAAGCCTTCCTCCTCTGTTGTTGCATCCTCCTCCCTTGCCACAACATTTTGCGGCTGCCTTGTCCTAAATGCGGGATGTGCACCCCCTCACACTCCCCTTTTTGCTATTGTTGTGTGCCCATCCATCGTTGTTTGCTCACCACCATTCTGCGCCCCTCTTGCTCGCTCCCGTCACATGCTGTCGGCTCCCTCCCCGTCGCACCCGCTAGTGTTGGTGGTGCTCGAGCCCAACGTGCCTCCACCCCGGCGCGCCCTCGCAACCTTAACGGCAGCCATGGTGGCTACTTCGTGGTGACCTCGACGAtgtgctggtggtggtggtgtgcgTCCTATGTTGGATCCATAGAGCACAACACAGATCCAGTGGCGTGGTAGTCTCCTCCACCCAGCAGGCGATGGCGaccctgaaaggtcctaatatggctagaggagggtgaatagcctatttaaaaattctacaaactctctagagcaagaggttagtaaataacaaagcgaagctttttgatctagctctaatggagtgtttgcaagccacctatccaacaattctagttgatatgaacaTTAAGCACACAaaagctatgtcactacaagctacactagtgggctatactacacaaggcaaagtgagcaactaaactaattacactactttgcggtaagtaaaggaaaggatgagatatttataccgcagtgtaggggatgaaccaatcaccaatatagacaatcaagcaccggagaatgccaatcaaacacaattgagacactaatttttctctcgaggttcacgtgcttgccggcatgctacgtccccgttgtgtcgaccaacacttggtggttcggtggctaagaggtgtagcacgaacctcgtcctcactaggacaccgcaagaacctacccataagtgaggtagctcaatgacacacgcaatccactagagttgcctttggctctccgccggggtaggcacaaaacccctcacaatcaccgggagatagccacgaacaatcaccaactcgtgccaatgctcctccgctgctccaaaccatctaggtggcggcaaccaccaagagtaacaagaaaaaccgcagccaaaacgatccccaagtgccactagatgcaatcactcaagcaaatgcacttggaatcactcccaatctcataaagatgaataatctatgaagaagatgagtgggaggtgtttgcttaggctcacaaagatgtcaagtagtcaagaatgccaagagggagagccccaagctggccaacacgtatttataagcccctcaaataaatagagccattggctctttcaTTGGGCAGAAACCggggccaccggacgcacagacagtgaccaccggacgcacagcccctgtgaaaggatcaagatgcccaagaggggggggtgaa is a window from the Sorghum bicolor cultivar BTx623 chromosome 5, Sorghum_bicolor_NCBIv3, whole genome shotgun sequence genome containing:
- the LOC8066049 gene encoding DNA ligase 1 isoform X2 — translated: MAARCSLTLEGVRRALEKDLGLDIYSLDAHKKFIKQCVDKIFAESDDENANDNASDDPEAKNDHLSKEGTDIAKPMPVSNKTSSNADVVTSSKTGKDLEGEKDQTSSGDISEDMIKEAIEKRASYFRKNSDTLTLQGVRRTLEEDLKLQKKALDAYKNFITTELDRILQEPANGTKKKSKKGSSKDTDQTSKGSKRVREETDRSELNDSKSEMEDSDEDSRPRKKRAEKAKVTKKQKIVTKEKKFSTPKAKKVAKQDSDRRTEEKGGNSAEEDNSHSSAEEDNKRKRQQTPAYGKQVEHLKSIIKSCGMTIPPNVYRRVKQAPENKREACLIKELQDILEKEGLSKNPSEKEIKSVKKRKERAKELEGIDMSNIITSSRRRSTSSFIPLPPPPKIEVDSDDEEEDDDAEDDDEVDEENVKGGDEDTDEVDEENVKGGDQDNDEVDEENVKGGDEDNNDTAEAGDGSADAAEKESD
- the LOC8066049 gene encoding DNA ligase 1 isoform X1; its protein translation is MGADDDAAAASGGVAAREREAEIEKAMRARVADFKKQADSLTLEGVRRALEKDLGLDIYSLDAHKKFIKQCVDKIFAESDDENANDNASDDPEAKNDHLSKEGTDIAKPMPVSNKTSSNADVVTSSKTGKDLEGEKDQTSSGDISEDMIKEAIEKRASYFRKNSDTLTLQGVRRTLEEDLKLQKKALDAYKNFITTELDRILQEPANGTKKKSKKGSSKDTDQTSKGSKRVREETDRSELNDSKSEMEDSDEDSRPRKKRAEKAKVTKKQKIVTKEKKFSTPKAKKVAKQDSDRRTEEKGGNSAEEDNSHSSAEEDNKRKRQQTPAYGKQVEHLKSIIKSCGMTIPPNVYRRVKQAPENKREACLIKELQDILEKEGLSKNPSEKEIKSVKKRKERAKELEGIDMSNIITSSRRRSTSSFIPLPPPPKIEVDSDDEEEDDDAEDDDEVDEENVKGGDEDTDEVDEENVKGGDQDNDEVDEENVKGGDEDNNDTAEAGDGSADAAEKESD